From Streptomyces sp. HUAS MG91, the proteins below share one genomic window:
- a CDS encoding dodecin produces MSNHTYRVTEIVGTSHEGIDQAIRNGISRASQTLRNLDWFEVTQVRGQIVDGEVEHYQVGLKVGFRLEDGD; encoded by the coding sequence ATGTCGAACCACACGTACCGCGTCACGGAGATCGTCGGCACCTCCCACGAGGGGATCGACCAGGCGATCCGCAATGGCATCAGCCGTGCCTCGCAGACCCTGCGCAACCTGGACTGGTTCGAGGTGACGCAGGTCAGGGGCCAGATCGTGGACGGGGAGGTCGAGCACTACCAGGTGGGTCTGAAGGTGGGTTTCCGGCTCGAGGACGGCGACTGA
- a CDS encoding extracellular solute-binding protein gives MTHVISRRAVLSSGLLVAASGLLTTACNVLPGGDAGRTTITVWLMQGSASDAFIDRFTKEFEAEHGDLRLDVRIQEWTGIGAKVTKALAVKGGGSGVPDVIEVGNTQVPGYADGDGLLELSLESARDLGMDDWLPGLAEPGADNGRQFGIPWYAANRVVIYNTSLFDAAGIKKPPKTRDEWLDMTRRLDSGGTQGIYLAGQDWYTLSGFIWDEGGELAHESAGTWTGALDTDAALRGMAFYGQLQALGDGPKDADEEHPSQADRFAEGDVAQIISVPGAAQRILQKNPSLKNKLGFFPIPGKSAGRAGAVFTGGSDLVIPAHTAHRSGAVAVVEALAGKKWNTDLARTMNYVPNKTTLAAAVAGEPGVAAMAVGAAHGKATPASPLWATVEAADNPIKSYMSRVLMGGDPKTEAKKASREITKRLDDRGE, from the coding sequence GTGACCCACGTGATCTCCCGCCGTGCCGTGCTGTCCTCCGGTCTCCTCGTCGCCGCGTCCGGCCTGCTGACGACGGCGTGCAATGTGCTGCCGGGCGGTGACGCGGGACGGACCACCATCACCGTGTGGCTCATGCAGGGCAGCGCGTCGGACGCCTTCATCGACCGGTTCACCAAGGAGTTCGAGGCCGAGCACGGCGATCTGCGGCTCGATGTCCGGATCCAGGAGTGGACCGGCATCGGCGCGAAGGTCACCAAGGCGCTCGCCGTCAAGGGCGGGGGCTCCGGCGTCCCCGACGTCATCGAGGTCGGCAACACCCAGGTCCCCGGATACGCCGACGGGGACGGGCTCCTGGAGCTCTCCCTGGAGTCCGCGCGCGACCTCGGCATGGACGACTGGCTGCCCGGCCTCGCCGAGCCCGGCGCCGACAACGGCCGCCAGTTCGGGATCCCCTGGTACGCCGCCAACCGCGTCGTCATCTACAACACGTCCCTCTTCGACGCGGCCGGCATCAAGAAGCCGCCGAAGACCCGTGACGAGTGGCTCGACATGACGCGCCGCCTCGACTCCGGCGGCACGCAGGGCATCTACCTCGCCGGGCAGGACTGGTACACGCTGTCGGGCTTCATCTGGGACGAGGGCGGCGAACTCGCCCACGAGTCGGCCGGCACCTGGACCGGCGCCCTCGACACCGACGCGGCCCTGCGCGGCATGGCCTTCTACGGGCAGCTCCAGGCGCTCGGCGACGGCCCCAAGGACGCCGACGAGGAGCACCCCTCGCAGGCCGACCGGTTCGCCGAGGGCGATGTCGCCCAGATCATCTCGGTGCCGGGCGCGGCCCAGCGCATCCTCCAGAAGAACCCGTCCCTGAAGAACAAGCTGGGCTTCTTCCCGATCCCGGGGAAGTCGGCGGGACGGGCGGGCGCCGTGTTCACCGGCGGCTCGGACCTCGTGATCCCCGCGCACACCGCCCACCGCTCGGGCGCGGTCGCGGTGGTGGAGGCCCTGGCCGGGAAGAAGTGGAACACCGACCTGGCCAGGACCATGAACTACGTGCCGAACAAGACCACGCTCGCCGCCGCGGTGGCCGGTGAGCCCGGCGTCGCCGCGATGGCCGTGGGCGCCGCCCACGGCAAGGCGACCCCGGCCTCACCCCTCTGGGCGACCGTGGAGGCCGCCGACAACCCCATCAAGTCCTACATGTCCCGGGTACTGATGGGCGGCGACCCCAAGACGGAGGCCAAGAAGGCGTCGAGGGAGATCACCAAGCGCCTGGACGACCGAGGGGAGTAG
- the egtD gene encoding L-histidine N(alpha)-methyltransferase, which translates to MTTNPTFDVTRTLPVDATDAALRADVLHGLTRTPKTLPPKWFYDARGSELFDEITTLPEYYPTRAEREILLARSPAIAAATGALTLVELGSGSSDKTRHLLDALPGLAAYVPVDVSESALRGAARSLLAERPGLGIHALVADFTRDLALPATPGPRLVAFLGGTIGNLLPEERAEFLASVRGLLSPGDFFLLGTDLVKDEAELVAAYDDAAGVTAAFNKNVLAVMNRELGADFDPGAFTHVARWDDRAEWIEMRLRSARKQVVKIPAVDLVVEFAAGEEVRTEVSAKFRRGGVAGELRSAGMELTHWWTDDAGRFALSLSTVGG; encoded by the coding sequence GTGACCACGAACCCCACATTTGACGTCACCCGCACCCTGCCCGTGGACGCGACCGACGCGGCCCTGCGGGCCGACGTCCTGCACGGTCTGACCCGCACCCCCAAGACGCTGCCGCCCAAGTGGTTCTACGACGCGCGCGGCAGCGAGCTGTTCGACGAGATCACCACGCTGCCCGAGTACTACCCGACCCGCGCCGAGCGGGAGATCCTGCTGGCCCGCTCGCCCGCGATCGCGGCGGCGACCGGGGCGCTCACGCTGGTCGAGCTGGGCTCGGGCTCGTCCGACAAGACCCGCCATCTGCTGGACGCGCTGCCCGGGCTGGCGGCGTACGTGCCGGTGGACGTCAGCGAGAGCGCGCTGCGGGGTGCGGCGCGCTCGCTGCTCGCCGAGCGGCCCGGGCTCGGCATCCACGCGCTCGTCGCCGACTTCACCCGCGATCTCGCGCTGCCCGCGACGCCGGGGCCGCGGCTGGTGGCGTTCCTCGGGGGCACGATCGGCAATCTGCTGCCCGAGGAGCGCGCGGAGTTCCTCGCGTCGGTGCGCGGGCTGCTGTCGCCCGGCGACTTCTTCCTGCTCGGTACGGATCTGGTCAAGGACGAGGCGGAGCTGGTCGCCGCGTACGACGACGCGGCCGGGGTCACGGCCGCGTTCAACAAGAACGTCCTGGCCGTGATGAACCGGGAGCTCGGCGCCGATTTCGATCCGGGCGCCTTCACGCACGTCGCCCGGTGGGACGACCGGGCGGAGTGGATCGAGATGCGGTTGCGCTCCGCCCGGAAGCAGGTCGTCAAGATTCCGGCGGTGGATCTGGTCGTCGAGTTCGCGGCGGGTGAGGAGGTGCGGACCGAGGTGTCCGCCAAGTTCCGGCGGGGCGGGGTCGCGGGTGAACTGCGTTCCGCCGGGATGGAGTTGACGCACTGGTGGACCGATGACGCCGGGCGGTTCGCGCTGTCCCTCAGCACTGTCGGGGGCTGA
- the egtC gene encoding ergothioneine biosynthesis protein EgtC, with protein MCRHLAYLGPPVALGEVLNAPPHSLFRQSWAPRRQRHGTVNADGFGVGWYADGDPVPARYRRSGPVWGDASYADLTRVVRSGALLAAVRDATLAGADGEAAAAPYAAGPWLFSHNGAVPGWPGSLASLVPALPAADLLSMEARCDAAFLWALALHRLRTGDEPAQALADTVLDVAAAQPAARLNLLLTNGETIAATAWGDTLWYLADPGGGTVVASEPYDDDPRWTEVPDRTLLAASRTDVLLTPLKEPAE; from the coding sequence ATGTGCCGTCATCTCGCCTACCTGGGACCGCCGGTGGCGCTCGGCGAGGTGCTCAACGCACCGCCGCACAGTCTGTTCCGGCAGTCCTGGGCGCCGCGCAGACAGCGGCACGGCACCGTCAACGCCGACGGGTTCGGCGTGGGCTGGTACGCGGACGGCGACCCGGTGCCCGCCCGCTACCGCCGCTCCGGGCCGGTCTGGGGCGATGCCTCGTACGCGGATCTGACCCGGGTCGTCCGCTCCGGGGCACTGCTGGCCGCCGTACGGGACGCGACGCTCGCGGGCGCCGACGGGGAGGCCGCGGCGGCGCCGTACGCGGCGGGCCCCTGGCTGTTCAGCCACAACGGGGCGGTGCCGGGCTGGCCCGGGTCGCTGGCGTCGCTCGTGCCCGCGCTGCCCGCCGCCGACCTGCTGTCGATGGAGGCGCGGTGCGACGCGGCGTTCCTGTGGGCGCTCGCCCTGCACCGGCTGCGCACCGGGGACGAGCCCGCCCAGGCGCTGGCCGACACCGTGCTCGACGTGGCCGCGGCGCAGCCCGCGGCCCGGCTGAACCTCCTGCTCACCAACGGCGAGACGATCGCCGCGACGGCCTGGGGCGACACCCTGTGGTACCTCGCGGACCCCGGCGGCGGCACCGTCGTCGCCTCCGAGCCCTACGACGACGATCCGCGCTGGACCGAGGTGCCCGACCGCACCCTGCTCGCCGCGAGCCGCACCGACGTCCTGCTCACCCCGCTCAAGGAGCCTGCCGAGTGA
- the egtB gene encoding ergothioneine biosynthesis protein EgtB, which yields MTSRENQENGAMDPEALRRRAVDALETARRRTTLLTSCVEEPELTAQHSPLMSPLVWDLAHIGNQEEQWLLRAVGGREAIRPEIDPLYDAFEHPRSERPSLPLLAPREARGYAAEVRGRALDVLAGASFDVEGGARLTRSGFAFGMIAQHEQQHDETMLITHQLRTGGAALTAPDPDPLTGPFSGPAEVLVPGGPFTMGTSAEPWALDNERPAHTRLVPPFHIDTTPVTNGSYLEFIADGGYRTPDWWSPAGWDMVRDHGLEAPLFWRRDAGGQWLRRRFGVTEVVPPDEPVLHVSWYEADAYARWAGRRLPTEEEWEKAARFDPATGRSTRYPWGDADPTPERANLGQRHLRPAPAGSYPLGESPLGVRQLIGDVWEWTSSDFLPYPGFAAYPYREYSEVFFGSDHKVLRGGSFAVDQVVCRGTFRNWDYPVRRQIFSGFRTARDAQARKDGS from the coding sequence ATGACCAGTCGGGAGAACCAGGAGAACGGGGCCATGGACCCCGAGGCCCTCAGGCGGCGCGCGGTCGATGCCCTGGAGACCGCACGCCGGCGCACGACCCTGCTCACGAGCTGTGTCGAGGAGCCCGAACTGACGGCGCAGCACTCGCCGTTGATGTCTCCGCTGGTGTGGGACCTCGCGCACATCGGCAATCAGGAGGAGCAGTGGCTGCTGCGGGCCGTCGGCGGCCGTGAGGCGATCCGGCCCGAGATCGACCCGCTGTACGACGCGTTCGAGCATCCCCGCTCCGAGCGCCCGAGCCTGCCGCTGCTGGCGCCCCGGGAGGCCCGCGGCTATGCGGCGGAGGTGCGCGGGCGGGCCCTGGACGTGCTGGCCGGCGCGTCCTTCGACGTCGAGGGCGGTGCGCGACTGACACGGTCGGGCTTCGCGTTCGGCATGATCGCCCAGCACGAGCAGCAGCACGACGAGACGATGCTGATCACCCATCAACTGCGTACCGGAGGGGCCGCGTTGACCGCGCCGGACCCCGATCCTCTGACCGGCCCCTTCTCCGGACCGGCCGAAGTGCTCGTCCCCGGCGGCCCGTTCACGATGGGCACGTCGGCGGAGCCCTGGGCGCTGGACAACGAACGCCCGGCGCACACCCGTCTGGTGCCGCCGTTCCACATCGACACGACACCGGTGACGAACGGCTCGTATCTGGAGTTCATCGCGGACGGCGGCTACCGCACGCCCGACTGGTGGTCGCCGGCGGGCTGGGACATGGTGCGCGACCACGGCCTGGAGGCACCGCTGTTCTGGCGGCGCGACGCGGGCGGCCAGTGGCTGCGCCGGCGGTTCGGCGTGACGGAGGTGGTACCGCCCGACGAGCCGGTGCTGCACGTGAGCTGGTACGAGGCAGACGCCTATGCCCGCTGGGCGGGGCGCCGGCTGCCGACGGAGGAGGAGTGGGAGAAGGCGGCCCGCTTCGACCCGGCGACGGGCCGCTCGACGCGCTACCCGTGGGGCGACGCCGATCCGACGCCGGAGCGGGCGAACCTGGGCCAGCGCCATCTGCGCCCGGCCCCGGCCGGCAGCTATCCGCTCGGCGAGTCCCCGCTCGGGGTGCGGCAGCTGATCGGCGACGTGTGGGAGTGGACGTCCAGCGACTTCCTGCCCTATCCCGGCTTCGCCGCCTACCCGTACCGCGAGTACTCGGAGGTGTTCTTCGGCTCCGACCACAAGGTGCTGCGCGGCGGCTCGTTCGCGGTGGACCAGGTGGTGTGCCGGGGCACGTTCCGCAACTGGGACTATCCGGTGCGCCGCCAGATCTTCTCCGGCTTCCGCACGGCGCGGGACGCGCAGGCACGGAAGGACGGTTCCTGA
- the egtA gene encoding ergothioneine biosynthesis glutamate--cysteine ligase EgtA → MSEADCTSPGVLRTEAEVEALIRGICFKTGPPRAVGVELEWIVHEPRPQGTPWLPLPPERLDAAYVALRAVPLRSALTVEPGGQLELSSLPAATLTECVSAMRADLTAVRTVLRDHGLVLSGQGTDPWRPPRRVLREPRYDALEASLDRAGPAGRSMMCSSASVQVCLDAGYEEPGPLGHGRRWVLSHLLGAVLVAAFANSPMLSGRATGWRSTRQLLWERIDPGRSGAPGPAAEPRTAWARHVLDAPVMCVRRDSGPWEVPERLTFREWVRTGVPRPPTRSDLDYHLTTLFPPVRPRGHLELRMIDAQPGDDGWLIPLAVTTALFDDPQAAETAYRAVKRLAERSAPLPAPHNPLWQDAARLALTDPELREAATACFTAALDALPRIGADPEVCRAVADFTQRYVLRGRCPADDVLDLLGDSATASAQGRTVRS, encoded by the coding sequence ATGAGCGAGGCAGACTGTACGAGCCCCGGTGTGCTGCGCACCGAGGCCGAGGTGGAGGCCCTGATCCGGGGCATCTGTTTCAAGACCGGCCCGCCCCGCGCGGTCGGTGTCGAGCTGGAATGGATCGTCCACGAGCCGCGTCCGCAGGGGACGCCCTGGCTCCCGTTACCTCCCGAACGACTCGACGCGGCGTATGTCGCGCTGCGCGCCGTGCCCCTGCGCTCGGCACTCACCGTGGAACCCGGCGGCCAGCTGGAGCTCAGTTCGCTCCCCGCCGCCACCCTGACGGAATGCGTCTCGGCCATGCGGGCCGATCTGACCGCCGTCCGCACCGTGCTCCGTGACCATGGGCTGGTCCTCTCGGGCCAGGGCACCGATCCCTGGCGGCCACCCCGCCGTGTCCTGCGCGAACCCCGCTACGACGCCCTGGAGGCGTCCCTCGACCGGGCCGGTCCCGCCGGCCGCTCCATGATGTGCTCGTCGGCGTCCGTGCAGGTGTGCCTGGACGCCGGGTACGAGGAACCGGGCCCGCTGGGGCACGGCAGGCGCTGGGTGCTGTCCCATCTGCTCGGCGCCGTCCTGGTGGCCGCCTTCGCCAACTCTCCGATGCTGTCCGGGCGGGCCACCGGCTGGCGCTCCACCCGGCAGCTTCTGTGGGAGCGCATCGACCCGGGACGCTCCGGCGCCCCGGGCCCGGCCGCCGAGCCCCGCACCGCGTGGGCGCGGCACGTCCTCGACGCGCCGGTGATGTGTGTGCGCCGGGACAGCGGGCCGTGGGAGGTGCCCGAGCGGCTGACCTTCCGCGAGTGGGTGCGCACGGGCGTCCCGCGGCCACCGACCCGGTCGGACCTCGACTACCACCTGACCACGCTGTTCCCGCCGGTGCGCCCGCGCGGCCACCTCGAACTCCGCATGATCGACGCCCAGCCCGGCGACGACGGCTGGCTGATCCCGCTCGCCGTGACGACGGCCCTGTTCGACGACCCGCAGGCCGCCGAGACCGCCTACCGGGCCGTGAAACGGCTGGCGGAGCGTTCCGCGCCGCTGCCCGCGCCGCACAATCCGCTGTGGCAGGACGCGGCCCGCCTCGCCCTCACCGATCCGGAGCTGCGGGAGGCGGCCACGGCCTGCTTCACCGCGGCGCTCGACGCGCTCCCCCGGATCGGCGCGGACCCCGAGGTGTGCCGGGCCGTCGCCGACTTCACCCAGCGCTACGTCCTGCGTGGCCGCTGCCCCGCCGACGACGTGCTCGATCTGCTCGGCGACTCCGCCACCGCATCCGCACAGGGGAGGACCGTCCGCTCATGA
- a CDS encoding TIGR02452 family protein, translated as MSARLRELAQRTEEIVATGEYVTGDGRTIHLADAVARAREGTGVYGPGPVAVPPAPVVAAPTVEVTGESSLDAARRMTGERAERIAVLNFASARNPGGGYLNGAQAQEEAVCRASALYTCLLEAPEFYDHHRADRDVFYTDRVIHSPGVPVFRDDRGRLLDEPFQVGFLTSPAPNAGVIASRTPERVGRIPAALASRAERVLEVAALHGYRRLVLGAWGCGVFRNDPEQVARAFADLLEGRFHGRFEQVVFAVLDRTKDAATRSAFERVLTGPRQQAAQRQP; from the coding sequence GTGAGCGCCCGGCTGCGGGAGCTCGCGCAGCGCACGGAGGAGATCGTCGCCACGGGGGAGTACGTCACGGGGGACGGGCGCACGATCCACCTCGCCGACGCGGTGGCACGGGCCCGGGAAGGGACCGGCGTGTACGGTCCCGGCCCGGTGGCCGTGCCGCCCGCGCCGGTCGTGGCGGCGCCGACGGTCGAGGTCACGGGGGAGAGCAGCCTCGACGCGGCGCGCCGGATGACGGGGGAGCGGGCGGAGCGGATCGCGGTGCTGAACTTCGCGTCCGCCCGCAACCCCGGCGGCGGCTACCTGAACGGGGCACAGGCCCAGGAGGAGGCCGTCTGCCGCGCCTCGGCGCTCTACACCTGCCTGCTCGAAGCGCCGGAGTTCTACGACCACCACCGGGCCGACCGGGACGTCTTCTACACCGACCGGGTGATCCACAGCCCCGGCGTGCCCGTGTTCAGGGACGACCGCGGCCGGCTCCTCGACGAGCCCTTCCAGGTGGGCTTCCTGACCTCACCCGCGCCGAACGCCGGAGTGATCGCGAGCCGCACCCCCGAGCGGGTCGGCCGGATCCCCGCCGCCCTGGCGAGCCGCGCCGAGCGCGTCCTGGAGGTCGCGGCCCTGCACGGCTACCGGCGCCTCGTGCTCGGCGCGTGGGGCTGCGGCGTCTTCCGCAACGACCCCGAGCAGGTCGCGCGGGCCTTCGCGGACCTGCTGGAAGGCCGCTTCCACGGCCGCTTCGAGCAGGTCGTCTTCGCGGTCCTCGACCGCACGAAGGACGCGGCGACCCGCTCGGCGTTCGAGCGGGTCCTCACCGGCCCCCGGCAGCAGGCCGCTCAGCGCCAGCCGTAG
- a CDS encoding type II toxin-antitoxin system PemK/MazF family toxin, protein MTAFTDDSANEHPGRFGATATVEAEPRRVGPVRTEYAPAHDGDPDPGEIVWTWVPFEENDGRGKDRPVLVVAREAAGTLLAVQLSSKRHDQDREWVALGSGPWDRDGRDSWVDLDRVLRVHDQGMRREACALDRGRFNTVVLRLRERYGWR, encoded by the coding sequence GTGACTGCCTTTACGGATGATTCCGCGAACGAGCACCCCGGCCGCTTCGGGGCGACGGCCACGGTGGAGGCCGAGCCGCGCCGGGTGGGTCCGGTGCGCACCGAGTACGCGCCCGCGCACGACGGCGACCCCGACCCGGGCGAGATCGTCTGGACGTGGGTGCCCTTCGAGGAGAACGACGGGCGCGGCAAGGACCGTCCCGTGCTCGTCGTGGCCCGGGAGGCGGCCGGGACGCTGCTGGCCGTGCAGTTGTCGAGCAAGCGGCACGACCAGGACCGCGAGTGGGTGGCGCTCGGCTCCGGGCCCTGGGACCGGGACGGCCGGGACTCGTGGGTGGATCTCGACCGGGTGCTGCGGGTGCACGACCAGGGGATGCGGCGCGAGGCGTGCGCCCTGGACCGCGGCCGGTTCAACACGGTGGTGCTGCGGCTGCGGGAGCGCTACGGCTGGCGCTGA
- a CDS encoding glycosyl hydrolase family 18 protein, translating to MARRRIHRTALTALPALLLLTGALAPGAARADDAPAPPRTVSAWLPYWDQENAYQDALAHAGQIRTISPFWYETKSATRVDGHPGAGERRIVNGLHDKGIQVVPTVMEQMKPGTLGAVMTSPARRAEHIDALLAVVRSRAYDGIDLDYETIAPSPDATYRAVRTGYADFVTDLCARLHGLRKQCFVTVSPKTRTSGRVWDYERLGAAADRLRIMAYNLHWAEGAPGPLCTPQWYDEILATATAQVPRAKLEMGIPAYGWNWAVGDKSRAQHVTWKDAEALRRKEKAPYTLDPDSSTPHFTYKDGTTRRTVWYQDARGTAAHLAVLRTHGVPNTVLWALGFEDPDVWKVLADG from the coding sequence ATGGCACGACGACGCATACACCGCACCGCCCTGACCGCACTCCCCGCGCTGCTGCTCCTGACCGGCGCCCTCGCGCCCGGCGCCGCACGGGCCGACGACGCCCCGGCCCCGCCGCGCACCGTCTCGGCCTGGCTGCCGTACTGGGACCAGGAGAACGCCTACCAGGACGCCCTGGCGCACGCTGGCCAGATCCGCACCATCAGCCCCTTCTGGTACGAGACGAAGTCCGCGACCCGCGTCGACGGCCATCCCGGCGCGGGCGAGCGCCGCATCGTCAACGGCCTGCACGACAAGGGCATCCAGGTCGTCCCGACCGTCATGGAACAGATGAAGCCGGGCACCCTCGGCGCCGTCATGACCAGCCCCGCCCGCCGCGCCGAACACATCGACGCGCTCCTCGCCGTCGTCCGCAGCCGCGCCTACGACGGCATCGACCTCGACTACGAGACCATCGCCCCGAGCCCCGACGCCACCTACCGCGCCGTGCGCACCGGATACGCCGACTTCGTCACCGATCTCTGTGCCCGCCTGCACGGCCTGCGCAAGCAGTGCTTCGTCACCGTGTCCCCCAAGACCCGTACCAGCGGCCGCGTCTGGGACTACGAGCGGCTGGGCGCCGCCGCCGACCGGCTCCGGATCATGGCGTACAACCTGCACTGGGCCGAGGGCGCGCCCGGCCCGCTCTGCACCCCGCAGTGGTACGACGAGATCCTGGCCACGGCCACCGCCCAAGTCCCGCGCGCCAAGCTGGAGATGGGGATCCCGGCCTACGGCTGGAACTGGGCGGTCGGCGACAAGTCCCGCGCACAACACGTGACATGGAAGGACGCCGAGGCGCTGCGCCGCAAGGAGAAGGCGCCGTACACCCTCGATCCCGACTCCAGCACCCCGCACTTCACGTACAAGGACGGCACGACCCGGCGCACCGTCTGGTACCAGGACGCGCGCGGCACCGCGGCCCACCTCGCCGTGCTGCGCACCCACGGCGTCCCGAACACGGTGCTGTGGGCGCTGGGCTTCGAGGACCCGGACGTGTGGAAGGTCCTCGCCGACGGCTAG
- a CDS encoding LacI family DNA-binding transcriptional regulator: protein MVEKPQIPSQQPASAEPPGPPRSSAPTSADVARQAGVSRATVSYVLNNTSAVRISEPTRRRVHEAARELGYVPHAAARSLRAGHTRIVLMPAPDVPVGTLYSGFLNEFQWALSRFDYTAVQYGSVGVGGDDAARAWAELRPVAVLAPAGMGRRGIGILQRSGARAVITLGAEPVEGAHALIADHRAVGRVAAHHLRERGHRRIGVLMPREEGLDAFAVPRLAGVRETGVEAVALPVAYDEENAAQVVAHIRELGLSAVFAYNDEYAMLLMRALQDAGVAIPDDVAVVGADDLMLGRLLRPRLTTVRLALPSGQELAEFVDRLVRTPPAGPEIRDVLDASLVRRESA, encoded by the coding sequence ATGGTGGAGAAACCGCAGATACCCAGTCAACAGCCCGCATCCGCCGAGCCCCCGGGCCCGCCCCGCAGCTCGGCGCCCACCAGCGCGGACGTCGCGCGCCAGGCCGGGGTCTCGCGCGCCACCGTCAGCTATGTCCTGAACAACACCAGCGCCGTACGGATCAGCGAACCGACCCGGCGCCGCGTCCACGAGGCCGCCAGGGAACTCGGCTACGTCCCGCACGCCGCCGCCCGCAGCCTGCGCGCCGGGCACACCCGCATCGTCCTCATGCCCGCGCCGGACGTGCCCGTCGGCACCCTGTACAGCGGATTCCTCAACGAGTTCCAGTGGGCGCTGAGCCGGTTCGACTACACGGCGGTGCAGTACGGGAGCGTGGGCGTCGGCGGCGACGACGCGGCCCGCGCCTGGGCCGAGCTGCGGCCCGTCGCCGTCCTCGCCCCGGCCGGCATGGGCCGGCGCGGCATCGGCATCCTCCAGCGGTCCGGGGCCAGAGCCGTCATCACCCTCGGCGCCGAGCCGGTCGAGGGGGCGCACGCCCTGATCGCCGACCACCGCGCCGTGGGCCGGGTCGCGGCACACCATCTGCGGGAGCGCGGGCACCGCCGGATCGGCGTGCTCATGCCGCGGGAGGAGGGCCTGGACGCGTTCGCCGTACCCCGCCTCGCGGGCGTCCGGGAGACCGGCGTCGAAGCGGTCGCGCTGCCGGTCGCCTACGACGAGGAAAACGCCGCTCAAGTCGTCGCGCACATAAGAGAGTTGGGGCTCAGCGCCGTCTTCGCCTACAACGACGAGTACGCGATGCTGCTGATGCGGGCACTGCAGGACGCGGGCGTCGCCATCCCCGACGACGTCGCCGTCGTCGGCGCCGACGATCTGATGCTCGGCCGGCTGCTGCGGCCCCGCCTGACGACCGTCCGGCTCGCCCTGCCCTCGGGGCAGGAACTGGCGGAGTTCGTCGACCGGCTCGTGCGCACCCCGCCCGCCGGGCCGGAGATCAGGGACGTCCTGGACGCGAGCCTGGTGCGGCGCGAGTCGGCCTGA
- the trxA gene encoding thioredoxin — MSSTTVELTKENFDQTVTENEFVLIDFWASWCGPCKQFAPVYEKSAEANPDLVFGKVDTEAQPELAAAFGIQSIPTLMIVRDQVAVFAQPGALPQEALDDVIGQARNLDMDEVRKSVAEQQAQQGQQPDGA, encoded by the coding sequence ATGAGCAGCACCACTGTGGAGCTGACGAAGGAGAACTTCGATCAGACGGTCACGGAGAACGAGTTCGTGCTGATCGATTTCTGGGCGTCCTGGTGCGGCCCCTGCAAGCAGTTCGCCCCGGTCTACGAGAAGTCCGCGGAGGCCAACCCGGACCTGGTCTTCGGCAAGGTCGACACGGAGGCGCAGCCCGAGCTGGCCGCCGCCTTCGGGATCCAGTCGATCCCCACGCTGATGATCGTCCGTGACCAGGTGGCCGTGTTCGCCCAGCCGGGCGCGCTCCCCCAGGAGGCCCTGGACGACGTGATCGGCCAGGCCCGCAACCTGGACATGGACGAGGTCCGCAAGTCCGTCGCCGAGCAGCAGGCTCAGCAGGGACAGCAGCCCGACGGGGCCTGA